A DNA window from Pseudomonadota bacterium contains the following coding sequences:
- the yghX gene encoding YghX family hydrolase, giving the protein MNDLTPKRRMTAKDFPQELLELYDYYAHGKITKREFLDGAAKFTLVGMSATFLLSQLSPNYALAQQVAPDDPDIVTSRITYPSPNGHGEVNAYLVRPAGPDEKLPAVLVIHENRGLNPYIEDVTRRLGKAGFMAMAPDGLSSLGGYPGNDDEGREMQATVDPEKLMNDMFAGFEYLLNREDCTGKVGAVGFCYGGAVVNALAVAYPELAAGVPFYGRQPDPADVAAIEAPLLIQNAGLDDRINEGWPAYEEALKAHGKTYEAYMYPDVNHGFHNDTTPRYDEAAAKLAEERTIAFFKKYLM; this is encoded by the coding sequence ATGAATGATCTGACGCCGAAGCGTCGTATGACGGCCAAAGATTTCCCGCAGGAACTGCTGGAACTCTACGACTACTACGCCCACGGAAAGATCACGAAGCGCGAGTTTCTTGATGGCGCCGCGAAATTCACGTTGGTTGGTATGTCAGCGACCTTTCTGTTGAGCCAGCTCTCGCCGAACTACGCTTTGGCCCAGCAAGTCGCTCCCGACGATCCGGACATTGTGACCAGTCGCATCACCTATCCGTCGCCGAACGGCCATGGCGAGGTCAATGCCTACCTGGTTCGCCCCGCGGGCCCAGACGAAAAACTGCCGGCGGTTCTGGTGATCCACGAAAATCGCGGTCTCAACCCGTATATCGAGGATGTCACTCGGCGCCTTGGCAAGGCGGGCTTCATGGCGATGGCGCCCGACGGGCTGAGCTCACTCGGCGGCTACCCCGGCAACGACGACGAGGGTCGCGAAATGCAGGCCACGGTCGATCCCGAAAAGCTGATGAACGACATGTTCGCCGGCTTTGAGTACCTGCTCAACCGTGAGGATTGCACCGGCAAGGTGGGCGCCGTCGGCTTCTGCTACGGCGGCGCCGTGGTCAATGCGCTGGCGGTCGCCTATCCGGAACTGGCGGCCGGCGTGCCATTCTATGGCCGGCAACCAGACCCTGCCGACGTCGCGGCCATCGAAGCGCCGCTGCTGATTCAAAACGCTGGCCTCGACGATCGTATAAACGAAGGCTGGCCGGCCTATGAGGAAGCCTTGAAGGCGCATGGCAAGACCTACGAAGCCTACATGTACCCGGACGTCAATCACGGTTTCCATAACGATACGACACCGCGCTACGACGAGGCCGCGGCCAAACTGGCCGAGGAACGCACGATCGCCTTCTTCAAGAAGTACCTGATGTAG